CGACATCTCTGCAGACGTGCGACTGAAGACAACGTACATCCCTTCCCGCGGCTCCCTCGGCCAACTTGACTTGGGCTTCTGTTTCTTACCACCCAGAGTCCAGGCTGGAAACAAACTGGCCCCAGCAGTCTGGGCTGCTGGGGAGGCAGGACTAACCCTTAGATTTGGCTGGAGGTCGGGAGCAGGACTGAGGACACTGACCCCCGGGCCCCAGGAGGAAGCTGCTCCCCGTGACAGCGGGATGCTGAGCAGCGGTCAAACTGGTGCCCAATTTATCTTAGACTCTGACCGTGTGCCTGCCAAAGCTAGAGCTTTGggagacaaagaaacaaaaaaaacaaaaccaaaacagtatGTCAGAGGGGCTGGGTGTGGCCAAGATGGCTCCCTGTCCCCCGGCATTCATGGGCCTCTACAGTGTGGGGCTTTTGCTGGGGACTTGCGCCTAGAAGGGAGCGTGGAAGTGACGTGTGCCCCTTTCCCATCACAGCAACGAGTTAAGAGGCAGGTTTGCCTTCTCCACTTTCCTCCCCCACCTGCCTCCTGGATGCAGGGTCTCCTGAGGCCCTAGGGGATGGCAGAGCCACCAGAGGGCGCGGGGGCCTGGCTTCAGGAGTCACTTCGTGGAGAGAAGCTGCCTGTCACCCCGAACACCCACATGCAGGAAAACAAACATCTCCCACGTTAGGGCATCGAGATCTAAGATGTGGTACAGCGCCTAGCTTGGGCGGTACTCGGATGGCTgaaggcaaaagaaaagaaaatactcgGCCAAAGGGATCTAACGCCGTGATCCAAGACCCCTAAAAGGTCGGAAAATCAGAGCATTGCAGAATTGGTCCATTagtctcctggggctgctgttaACAAAGCtccacaaactgggtagcttggaacaacagaaatttattttctcacagctctggaaagTCAGAAGTCCCAAATCAAGGAGTTGTCAGGGCCACACGCCCGCAGAAACCTATAAGGGagccctttcttgcctcttccagcttctggtgctCTGCTGGCGTCTTTGGCGTCCTTGGCTTTTGGGGTTGCATCATAAGCCCTCCATCCTCCCAAGgtcttctgtgtcctcacatctTTCCTTTGAGCATGTCTATTCTGTCACTGTCTCCAAACTTCCCCTTTTCATGTTGGATTGGGGCCCACTCTATAACCTCATTTTTAACTCGATTACCTCGACAAAGACACTTATTTCCAAACAAAGTCCCATCCTGCGgtgctggggattaggacttcccGTATCTTTGTGGGGCGGGGAGGTGGGCACAGTTCAACGCTGAAGGAACAGTTGAAAAGGCCCAATTCCTCACCACAAGCTAAACTGAAGGGCGGGGACAAGGCTGGGAGCaggaccccagcccctcccaggcacCGCacaccctccccgcccctcccttcAGCCATCTGTTGACCACCTGGCCTGCAGGTGGCAGCAGAGAGCAAAGAGGATGGGCGAGCACCCAACGCCGCTGTTCAGGGCCAAAAGCCCCCACCAGGGTCGATTCCTGAGCAATGGCTAAACGCGACCAAAGGCCTACTGAGATTTTTAGGGGACTGTACGGACAGACCCCAACCTGGCAAAGGACTGCGGTTTCTCAGCATCTTGAAGCAAATCTCGCATTTCCCCAGTCCCCCCAAGAAGAcctgggcaggaggcagggcaCCCTGGAGGGGCTCATTCCACACCCACCTCACACCGGGGCACAGCTGCGCCAGCCAGAGGATGACACTGTGCGGGTGTCTCCCCGGCTGCCAGCGGGGTGGCTTCCCCCAGCCCCTCGCCCAGATGAGAGGGAGCCCCAAATGTGGCTGCCTTAAGGAGTGGTCAGGACACCGGAGCTGTCGGTGACTGAGGAGCAAACAGACAGCGCGGCCTCAACAGGAAAGGTGCTCATCCCAGACACCGAGGCAGCTGCGGCAGAACATTGCCGGGTTGTGCTGGAACCAAACGGGCTCCCAGTCAGCAACGCTGTGATGCTCATAAACTTTCCACCGCGGGAAATTTCTACCCTCCCCGGGCCGGCCTCCCACGCAGGAGAGGAGTGGGCACAAAGGCCTTCCCCTTAAGTGGTTCTCGCCTTTCCTGAAGGGTGAAACTCAAGATTTCCCAGAAATGCCCAAGAGCCCGCTGGGCGCACCTCGGCGCCTGCAGGCGGCCGGCCAGGCTCCGGGGCAGAGTGCCCTCCTGCCTGAACAATCTAGGGCTGCCGGCGACGGGCTGGTGTCTGTTCTCCTTGGGCCACAGGCGACCGGGCACCGGAATGACCTCTGGACCCGCGTGCCAGGTCCACCACCCTGAGAAGCTGGACCTGAAGCTGGAAGGTATTTGGGGGCTGTCTCCTCTGAAGAGAGGAAAGCGGAAGTGGGATCATACACGAGATGGCCAGCTGTGTCAGACGCGGGAGTGTGGGCGTGCGCGCCAGGAAGGGGCCTGCTCGTCCCGCCTCTCCTCTGGGGCCCATCCACACACGCCCCAGCAGATGTTCCGCAGCCAGGACCcgcctggcccctgccctccccatctCTGTGCCAGAACCCCCGCAGGGGGAGCCCAGCATCAGCACAAGCAGAGAGCAGGCCAGTGGGGAACCCAGCTCTGGTTTATTAGAAAAGGTGTTGAGACCTGCACCGACAGGAgcagccctccccctcccgccccccccccgcccgcccgccctttGCCCCACACCCGTGCCAACCCCACCCTGCGCTGCAGTGCCTCTCGGGGCGCCGCCTCGAGTGGCCCAGACAGCAGGGTCTCCAAGCCCTGgctgctccccaccccagctccctgaTAGATTTATTgcacttaagaaaaagaaagctctgATCCTCTgatctcccccacccaccccagcccaggccctcaCCCTGCCTGGGGCTGCTCTACAAATTCCAACCACCACCATCACTCACGGCCCCTCCCAATCCATGCCTCCTGCCTGGTCCTGTGCCCGGGGCCACCAGGGGACCATCCTGCCACCACCTAGGACGCCTGCCCTCGACACGGGGCAAGCCTGGCCAAATGGTGCCCTGGAGAAAGGTGCCCGGCCCTGTGGCCGGTAacatctcctccccacccccacccccacccccgtcatCCTCCCATCCACCCCCAGCCCAGTCTTCGAGAGTGTCGGACACATAAATAGAAGTGCTTAAGTCAAGGCGGGGAGGGCCACTCCCTGTAGCTCCTGCGCCCCATGTAGTGTTGCTGTGGGGGACAGGGGTCCCCAGGAAGGCCCCCCACCCGCTGGGGTCCCAGGCCTCAggaaggctgggggtgagggtgagCAGATTCTCATGGCTCTGGCCTCAGCTCTTCAAAGACGGACCGGAAGAAGGGAACTTAGGGAGAAGAGATCGCAGGGGGGCACCTGTCAGAGCCAGGAGCTCCATCACCGGCTCCCCAGCTCCCGGGGCCCCAGGCCCTCACCGCACCTAAAGTGTCACAGTGTCTCCTGCCCAGATTCCTGACTGGCTTCCAGAAGCAGCTCCTCGAGCTCCTTGTCGTTCTTGGAGCAGCTCAGCTCTGTGCGAGAAGAAGGGTGGGTGGCCTCCCGTCAGGCGGGTGGGTGGGTTGGGGGGGTACCAGCCCTGCCTGAGCTAGACCCGCAGGGTAGCACAGGCTCAGGTACCAATGACACCATCAGACTCAGAGTCAACAGATCTTGCGTGCCCCGCCCCCAAGGAGCTCCCAGGGATCCAAGGGAAGTAAGGCGGGGCCTGAGGATCAAGTCCCACTTGTCCCTGCCCCTTCAAGGGCCATTTCAAAgagggggaaaccgaggcacaccGACAAGCAGGTGCTTGGCCGGGGTCACACACAGCACGCAGGGGCCCCAGAGGTCCTCTCACCGTGTTCCAGGCCACAGCTGCCCACCTTGGCCTCGGGCCCTGGGGGCGGCTCCGGGGGCAGTGCGAGAGCGAACTCGGGCTTCAGGCCGTTGGGCAGCGGCGGCCCTGACTGGGGCGGCTCCGGCTccggctgcggctgcggctgcggctgcggctgcggctgcggctcAGACGGCCCTGGGTCCCGAGTGTTGACGGCCTCAGCTGGCGTCCGGCCAGGTGAGGTGGGCAGGAAGGATaaggcaggtggggagggaggacaaggaggggcaggtggggaaggagaggcgGGTGGCACAGGAGGCTCTGCCCTCTCGGGTGGGCTCTCCACCCGGGTCACCACAAACACTTTGTGGCCCCGGCCCGGGCTGGACACGGAAATGCGCTGCtcagtgggggaggaggggcagcctGGGGGGCTCCTGTCCCCAGGGCCCAGGGAGTCTGTGGGGGGCAccagggcggggcagggggcctcagccctctccccatcctcctcctcctccccatcctccccctcGGAGTCCGAGTCCGAGTCCGAGTCCGGCCCGGCGCCGGGGCCGGGGGCCCCATTCTCCTGCGCCTCGGCGGCGGGCTCCTGCCCGGGCCCGTCGTCGTCTGGCTGGGGCTCGGTGGCCGAGATCTCTGGCATGGACGCCGACGGCTGCAGGCACCGCTCCTTCTCCTCCCGCTCCCGCGCCAGCACGAAGTTGCGCTTGCAGCCGTTCTGGATCTCAGCAAGCAGCGCCTTCTGCGTCTCGATGAAGCTCTTCACCTGCGGGCAGAGCGGGCCTGGCTCGGGCTCTGGGTGGCCCCGCCCCAGGCCAGCCAGCCCCCCACCTGCCCGCAGGGAAGAGCGCACTCACCGCCTCCTTCTTGGGTTCGCGGTCAAGGTCCAGGCGCAGCAGAGAGTGGTTCACCTTGAGGGCCAACGACAGTGCCATGAGCCCGCCCGTCTTGATCTCGTTCTCCCGAAGGTCCAGTCTCAGGAGGCGGGGGCTCTCGGCGATGAACTCCGCCACCGCCACCGCGCCTGGGAGGGGGACCGCAGGGGCTGGCCACGGGCCCACACCCGGCTGGCCGCCCCCCGGCCCGGCCGCCCCGCCTcccacgcccggccccgcgccctACCCTCGCACGTGAGCTTGGTGGAGGCCAGGCCGAGGCGCAGCACGCTGCGGTTGCCGATGAGGCCGTTCTTGAGGTTCCGCACGCCCTCGTTTCCAATGGGGTTGTGGCCCAGGTTCAGCGTCTCCAGGCTGTGTGTGTGCGGCTGGAGGGAGCGGCGCACGAGAGCCAGGAAAGGCCCAGGAGGCCGGTCAGGAACGAGGCAAACGCACACGCTCTCTCCTCGGCAGGGCCCCCCGGTCCGAACACCAGCACGTTCCTGCTTCGGGCCGGATCCCTCGTGTACTCGGAAGTCTCCCCAGAGCCAGCTGCCCTGTCCACTCCTCAGCCCTCCGAGCGTCCAGCCAGGCCCCTGTCCCCACAGCCCgggcccagcctctgccctcGCCAGCATCCCAAGGACTCTGGGCACAGGCCTGACCGTGGAGAATTCTTAACCTGGGTCTGAGTCTTTGAACCCTGTGGGCTGCCTTTAAGTACCACATAACGAAGAGATTTAAGACTTACTGATGGCTTCCGGAAATACTAACTTTCTATGCAAAACCCTTTCACCTCGTACAAAGCATTGTACCGGGCTATGGTGCCGGATGCAGAGAGACAATGAAAGAAGGGCTACTTTCCTCAAGGGAAAGAGGGTGCAGAAGCTGAAGCAAAGACCAAACAGGGCTGGAGGAAGAGAGCAGGTTCCTGAACTGGCAGGACGAGCAAGACCGGGAGCCGCGACAGCGGGAGACGATGagagcgggggagggaggggtgctggGCCGGACcgcgctgccccctcccctctctggccGACTCACCAGCGTCATGCCCAGAAAGGCCATGCCCGTGTGCGTGAGCTGGTTGTTCCACAGCACCAGGGTCGCCAGCCCCTTCCTCTGCTCCTTGAGGCCCTCGCAGATGTAGGCCAGACCTGGGGAGGCCCGTGGGCAAGTCCTGTCTGTGGTTGGGGGACCTCCCCGGGGGACACCGGCCCGGGAGCCACCACACCAGTACTCAGaagcccctgccccagcctgccCGGCCCCACAGGCTCTGGCCCTGACACCTCCTGATACTGCCTGCCCTGCCTTGGGCCTGGCACACATGGCTCCCCGACCCCTGGGCCGGGAACGTTCCTCCTCTGGACACCCTGATGAAGGCCTCCGCCATCTGTGTGAGGTCTCTGCTCAAACCTCCCCCTCTCATGGGACAATCCCGGCCAGCCTAACCTCAGCAGACAGCTCAGCCCGCCATCACCGCTTTATTTTTCCCCAGAGCACATTTCACCATCCGACAGACTCAGCATTCCATCAACGTATCTTGGCTTTGTCTCTCCCGAGGGCAGAGACCCCTGCCGCACTCACGGCTGTGAACCCAGAGCCGACAGGCCCCGAGCGTGGGAGGTGCCGAGTACTCGTGGTGTCCGGGCCCGGCTGCCCCGGAGGAGGGCACCGGCCTCACTGTCCCACTCTGCACCCCCTCCCGCAACCCTGTCTTCACACTGAGGCCAGGGGACTCTGCT
Above is a genomic segment from Kogia breviceps isolate mKogBre1 chromosome 18, mKogBre1 haplotype 1, whole genome shotgun sequence containing:
- the PPP1R37 gene encoding protein phosphatase 1 regulatory subunit 37 isoform X1; protein product: MEVPPQEAPPGPGADGEAEEAPAEAPSPSPASPPADGRLKAAAKRVTFPSDEDIVSGAVEPKDPWRHAQNVTVDEVLGAYKQACQKLNCRQLPKLLRQLQEFTDLGHRIDCLDLKGVCLDGAGGPLGSGQGGVGAPPEVRQVLRAVGRCVGRGRGPFLPRLARSPCFHPAPHPTRERARTRGIVDVHTRGVRAVPGEKLDYKTCEALEEVFKRLQFKVVDLEQTNLDEDGASALFDMIEYYESATHLNISFNKHIGTRGWQAAAHMMRKTSCLQYLDARNTPLLDHAAPFVARALRIRSSLAVLHLENASLSGRPLVLLATALKMNMTLRELYLADNKLNGLQDSAQLGNLLKFNCSLQILDLRNNHVLDSGLAYICEGLKEQRKGLATLVLWNNQLTHTGMAFLGMTLPHTHSLETLNLGHNPIGNEGVRNLKNGLIGNRSVLRLGLASTKLTCEGAVAVAEFIAESPRLLRLDLRENEIKTGGLMALSLALKVNHSLLRLDLDREPKKEAVKSFIETQKALLAEIQNGCKRNFVLAREREEKERCLQPSASMPEISATEPQPDDDGPGQEPAAEAQENGAPGPGAGPDSDSDSDSEGEDGEEEEDGERAEAPCPALVPPTDSLGPGDRSPPGCPSSPTEQRISVSSPGRGHKVFVVTRVESPPERAEPPVPPASPSPPAPPCPPSPPALSFLPTSPGRTPAEAVNTRDPGPSEPQPQPQPQPQPQPEPEPPQSGPPLPNGLKPEFALALPPEPPPGPEAKVGSCGLEHELSCSKNDKELEELLLEASQESGQETL
- the PPP1R37 gene encoding protein phosphatase 1 regulatory subunit 37 isoform X2, encoding MEVPPQEAPPGPGADGEAEEAPAEAPSPSPASPPADGRLKAAAKRVTFPSDEDIVSGAVEPKDPWRHAQNVTVDEVLGAYKQACQKLNCRQLPKLLRQLQEFTDLGHRIDCLDLKGEKLDYKTCEALEEVFKRLQFKVVDLEQTNLDEDVSSPPLPIPTPGAPRLLEGASALFDMIEYYESATHLNISFNKHIGTRGWQAAAHMMRKTSCLQYLDARNTPLLDHAAPFVARALRIRSSLAVLHLENASLSGRPLVLLATALKMNMTLRELYLADNKLNGLQDSAQLGNLLKFNCSLQILDLRNNHVLDSGLAYICEGLKEQRKGLATLVLWNNQLTHTGMAFLGMTLPHTHSLETLNLGHNPIGNEGVRNLKNGLIGNRSVLRLGLASTKLTCEGAVAVAEFIAESPRLLRLDLRENEIKTGGLMALSLALKVNHSLLRLDLDREPKKEAVKSFIETQKALLAEIQNGCKRNFVLAREREEKERCLQPSASMPEISATEPQPDDDGPGQEPAAEAQENGAPGPGAGPDSDSDSDSEGEDGEEEEDGERAEAPCPALVPPTDSLGPGDRSPPGCPSSPTEQRISVSSPGRGHKVFVVTRVESPPERAEPPVPPASPSPPAPPCPPSPPALSFLPTSPGRTPAEAVNTRDPGPSEPQPQPQPQPQPQPEPEPPQSGPPLPNGLKPEFALALPPEPPPGPEAKVGSCGLEHELSCSKNDKELEELLLEASQESGQETL
- the PPP1R37 gene encoding protein phosphatase 1 regulatory subunit 37 isoform X3 codes for the protein MEVPPQEAPPGPGADGEAEEAPAEAPSPSPASPPADGRLKAAAKRVTFPSDEDIVSGAVEPKDPWRHAQNVTVDEVLGAYKQACQKLNCRQLPKLLRQLQEFTDLGHRIDCLDLKGEKLDYKTCEALEEVFKRLQFKVVDLEQTNLDEDGASALFDMIEYYESATHLNISFNKHIGTRGWQAAAHMMRKTSCLQYLDARNTPLLDHAAPFVARALRIRSSLAVLHLENASLSGRPLVLLATALKMNMTLRELYLADNKLNGLQDSAQLGNLLKFNCSLQILDLRNNHVLDSGLAYICEGLKEQRKGLATLVLWNNQLTHTGMAFLGMTLPHTHSLETLNLGHNPIGNEGVRNLKNGLIGNRSVLRLGLASTKLTCEGAVAVAEFIAESPRLLRLDLRENEIKTGGLMALSLALKVNHSLLRLDLDREPKKEAVKSFIETQKALLAEIQNGCKRNFVLAREREEKERCLQPSASMPEISATEPQPDDDGPGQEPAAEAQENGAPGPGAGPDSDSDSDSEGEDGEEEEDGERAEAPCPALVPPTDSLGPGDRSPPGCPSSPTEQRISVSSPGRGHKVFVVTRVESPPERAEPPVPPASPSPPAPPCPPSPPALSFLPTSPGRTPAEAVNTRDPGPSEPQPQPQPQPQPQPEPEPPQSGPPLPNGLKPEFALALPPEPPPGPEAKVGSCGLEHELSCSKNDKELEELLLEASQESGQETL